In Streptomyces sp. NBC_00878, a single window of DNA contains:
- a CDS encoding serine hydrolase has translation MAKLREHKGRWRTAAAAGAVAAVLVAGTVPAVAAGPGHGVARGDRGLDKSDRELDKEALRASLAGLPDENVTGGLIRMSGTDGRWSGTAGPSVPSADAHFRIGSVTKIFTSTVLLQLAAEGRLTLDDTVQELMPGLLPPGYYPVTVGQLLSHTSGLQIMTCATEDMSPREAVDASLACGEPTEPGRATRYNGINYFIAGLIIEQVTGHTYGSEVRTRILTPLRLRDTYVPALDDWSIPAPYTRGLVAVPDSADLKDVSVQNPYSWAEGGMISNAPDLARFFTALYRGRSSRRPSRRTSSGCPPRRTATRSSATAGSSAPSSPTARSSGARAGTSPATRAAPSPPVTSAASWSTPSTRRTGPRNCRTSCGSRGRRSTSRYRLNPAPPNPSRPAEHTTGGRLHGCAF, from the coding sequence ATGGCGAAATTACGTGAGCACAAGGGGCGTTGGAGGACGGCGGCGGCCGCCGGAGCGGTGGCGGCCGTGCTGGTGGCGGGGACCGTGCCGGCTGTGGCCGCGGGCCCCGGGCACGGTGTGGCCCGAGGTGACCGAGGGCTCGACAAGAGCGACCGGGAGCTCGACAAAGAGGCGCTGCGGGCATCTCTCGCCGGGCTGCCCGACGAGAACGTGACGGGCGGGCTGATCCGGATGTCCGGCACGGACGGCCGCTGGTCAGGCACGGCCGGTCCGTCCGTGCCGTCCGCCGACGCGCACTTCAGGATCGGCAGCGTCACGAAGATCTTCACGTCGACCGTGCTGCTCCAACTGGCCGCCGAGGGACGGCTGACTCTGGACGACACGGTGCAGGAGTTGATGCCGGGCCTTCTGCCGCCCGGCTACTACCCCGTCACCGTGGGCCAGTTGCTCAGCCACACCAGCGGTCTCCAGATCATGACCTGCGCCACGGAGGACATGTCACCGCGCGAGGCCGTGGACGCGTCACTGGCCTGCGGCGAGCCGACGGAACCGGGCAGGGCCACGCGCTACAACGGCATCAACTACTTCATCGCGGGCCTGATCATCGAGCAGGTGACTGGCCATACGTACGGCTCCGAGGTCCGCACCCGCATCCTCACCCCCCTCCGCCTGCGCGACACGTACGTGCCAGCCCTGGACGACTGGTCGATCCCGGCGCCCTACACACGCGGCCTGGTGGCGGTACCGGACTCGGCCGATCTGAAGGACGTCAGCGTCCAGAACCCGTACAGCTGGGCGGAGGGCGGCATGATCTCCAACGCCCCCGACCTGGCACGCTTCTTCACGGCCCTGTACCGCGGCCGCTCCTCCCGCCGGCCCAGCAGAAGGACCTCTTCCGGATGCCCGCCGCGGCGAACGGCGACACGCAGTTCAGCTACGGCGGGCTCCAGCGCACCGAGTTCCCCGACGGCACGGTCGTCTGGGGCAAGAGCGGGCACGTCCCCGGCTACACGAGCGGCGCCTTCGCCACCCGTGACCTCCGCCGCATCCTGGTCTACGCCCTCAACCCGACGGACCGGTCCCCGGAACTGCCGTACGTCCTGCGGATCGCGGGGGCGGCGTTCGACGTCCCGATACCGGCTCAACCCGGCTCCGCCCAACCCGTCCCGGCCCGCTGAGCACACAACGGGTGGGCGGCTGCACGGCTGCGCGTTCTGA